CCCACCCGCTCGACATCTGTAATATTTGCACTTTATAAACATAATGTTTATTATTGGCCATGATTCAGTCATTCGCCAACACTGAAACCGAAGGCTTTTTCGTTACAGGTAAATCGCGTCGCTTACCTTCGGAAATTCTCAAGCGTGCAGCCATGCGTCTCAATCAGTTGCATGCCGCTACAGAGTTGAATGATCTACGTATGCCGCCCTCTAATCACTTAGAGGCTCTTTCAGGCAATCGCGCCGGGCAGTGGAGCATACGCATCAACCAGCAGTGGCGCATCTGTTTCATGTTCGAAAATGGTGACGCATTTAATGTCGAAATAGTGGATTACCACTAGGAGTAATAACATGGTCTACAACGGTTTAACACCTATCCATCCCGGCGAATACCTGGCCGAAATGCTTGAAGAACTTAGCATCTCTCAAGCGTCGTTCGCTCGCACCATTGGCGTATCACCCATGCGCATTTCCCATGTCGTTAAAGGCAAGCGTCCGGTTACGGCCGAATTGGCGCTGCTGTTTGCAAAGACTTTTGAGCAAACTCCGCAGTATTGGCTCAATTTGCAAGCCAGCTATGATTTGAAAAATGCCGAGAAAAGTATCGCCAATCGTCTCTTTTCCATTCATAGCCTGGCTCATGCTTGATTGAAACCCAAAAATAAATGGGGTATGAGCTAAGCCCATTTTTCTGAACAAAGGATAGCGCGTGTATATCCCCAAGCAATTTGAAGAAATAAGTGTCGACCTCATGCACGAGCTTATCCGTGCGCACCCGTTTGCCACTCTGGTTTCACACTCGGCAAGCGGGCTAAATGCAAATCACATTCCGCTACTTTTATCGGCGTCACCATCACCTTATGGTACGTTGCAAGGCCATATTGCCCGGGCAAACCCATTGTTTGGCGAAATTGCGGATGGCATTGAAACATTGGCCATCTTTCATGGCCCTGATGCCTATATCTCCCCATCTTGGTATGCAACAAAAAAAGAAACCGGGAAAGTTGTACCCACCTGGAACTATGCTGTGGTGCATGCTTATGGTTATCTGCGTGTCGTAGACAATGCGTCGTGGTTGCGCGCGCAACTCGATGCACTGACTGACGATAATGAAGCGCCCTTGCGCGAACCGTGGGCAGTCTCCGACGCTCCGCCGGAATACATCGAAAAAATGATGGCAGCCATAGTTGGTGTAGAAATAGTCATCACGAAGCTGCTGGGGAAATGGAAGGTCAGCCAGAACCAACCGACACAAAATCATGCCAGCTTAATCTCGGCCCTGAAGGCGAACGGTCTACCGGAATCGGAGGCAATGGCTGTTTTGGTGGAAGCCGGCGCAAAAAATAATCGCTAACAACACCATTAGCGTGGACTGTAATAATAGGGAACGAACCCAATTATTCATCATGCAAAACGACAAATGCCGCGACAAAATATTCCACTATATCTGATTGCCGCCATAGCCTGGACTGGCATTTTTCTGTCGGCATTCCTGATCGCTCCCCGATCATGTGAAGGCGGTCTGGAGCTTTATCTGCTGGGCAGTGCAGTCCTGGTTCTGGTGCTGTCATCACTGCCTTTCATGCTTTTGCGCCACAAGCCCTTATCTTCTCGCCTCACTACTGCTTCCCTCCTCGGCTTCATCACTGTACTGGTCTGGCTTGCCGGGTTTTTCATTGCGAATTTCCGCATCATTTGCCGGCTTTTCTAGCCATTCCCAGCTGCACTCCGCATTCTCAATCGCTACAAATCCACCACACGAAATTTTCTACACACTTGTATACACTGTCCACATTGGCTATATTGTGAACGATGAATGCATCATTGCCTGCTTCTGCAAAGAAATGATGCCCTTGTTTCAAAGCAAATTTTAGGCGTTCTGCACGCCAGTGAAAGGAGCATTCATCATGGCAAGCATCGCACATCGTGTAGGCATCAAGGCACCCGTTGCCCGGGTTTATGCTGCTCTTTCAACCATTGACGGCCTTCGCGGCTGGTGGACAAAGAGCATCACGGGCACTAGCGAGCCCGGAAAAATCATTGATTTCCAATTTTTGCAGCCCGATGGAGAAATCCTGGGCGCTATGGGCATGGAAGTCCTGAATCTGGAGCCTGACAAACGCGTGCATTGGCGTTGCATATCCGGCCCGGATGATTGGATAGACACGGAAATTGTCTTCGACCTGTCTGTGGAAGATCCATACACCATCGTCTTGTTCCGCCATGACCACTGGCGCGAACAGAGTGAATCCATGGCGCACTGCAGCATGAAGTGGGCAACTTTTCTCCTGAGCCTGAAGAACCTTGTTGAATCCGGCAAAGGCAAACCATCGCCGGATGATGTGAAGATCGATAACTGGAATTAATGACTTATGCGCGCTTGCCTCATGCCTGTTTATCGATCTGTTGCTGTCGTGACTTGCATTCAGACAGACGCTCTTCACAAACTTTATCGAACACCGCGAAAACTGAAGGAGTAGCCAAATGCCGAGCCAGCTTTATGTCAACCTGCCCATCAAGGAACTTGAGCGTTCCGTCGCCTTTTTTACGCAACTCGGGTTCCGCTTCAACCCGCAGTTTACTGACGAGAACGCCACCTGCATGATCATCAGCGATGAGATCAATGTGATGATGCTGGTGGAGCCGTTTTTTCAAACCTTTACGCCCAAGCCACTATGCAATGCTGCCAAAAACACCGAGGTGTTGCTGGCCATTTCGGTCGATAGTCGCAATGAGGTCGATGTCATGGTGGCAAAAGCCAAGGCCGCCGGTGCAGCAACGCCGATGCAGCCCCGTGATTACGGTTTCATGTACCAGCATGGTTTCGAGGACCTGGACGGCCACCTCTGGGAGGTGTTCTATATGGACCTGGAGCACGTGCACAATACGTAAGCCGCCGCATCAACCAGCCAGCAAAGGAGGCATCGTGATTCAGGATAATGTCATCAGAAGTTCGCGCACTTTCCCAGTATCGAGAAACGCGCTGTTTCAGGCTTTTGCCGAGCCGAACCTACTCAAACTATGGTGGGGGCCGAAAGGCTTCACCAACACCTTCGAGCAGTTTTCGTTTGAACCGGGCGGCCACTGGATCTTTACCATGCATTCGCCTGAAGGCAAGGATTTCCCCAACCATTCCGTGTTCGATGAAATTATCGCGCCAGCGAAAATCCGCTTCCGGCACATTTGCAAACCGGAGTTCTGCATGACCATGCATTTCGAAGGTACGGAAGAAAACTCCGTACTGACGTGGGAAATGGAATTCGAGAACGCCGAGATAAAAAACAGTTTGGAAAAACTGGTCGTACCCTCCAACGAACAGAACTTCGACCGCCTGGAAAAAGTATTGGGAACAGCTTAGAAGCCCAGCCTCCAGGCTTTTGACGCAGTTGATTTCACACAGGAAAGGAGAATGATCATGTCTACCAACACCGTCAAACTGCATCGTGTTCTTAGTGCACCGCCGGAAAAAGTCTACCGGGCATTTCTTGATGCCGATGCCATGGCAAAATGGCTTCCACCGCATGGATTCACCTGCAAGGTGCACCACCTGGATGCCAAGGTTGGCGGCACTTACAAGATGTCGTTCACAAATTTCTCTACCGGCCATAGTCACTCGTTTGGCGGTGAATATCTGGAACTGATTCCGAATGAACGTATACGCAACACAGACAAGTTCGACGACCCCAACCTGCCGGGCGAAATGGTGACGACCGTTTCATTGAAGCAGGTTTCTTGCGGGACTGAACTGAACATCGTGCAGGAAGGTATCCCCGATGCAATCCCGCCTGAGGGGTGCTACATCGGTTGGCAGGAATCGTTGACGCTGCTTGCGCTGCTGGTCGAGCCTGATATTCCGGATGGCCAATAGCGCTTCCGGTCTGAAGAACGCAACAGCAACCAAGACACAAAAAATCCATGGAACCGTCCACAAATGCGGTCAAGACCCTTATGATGGAAGCTATAGCAATTCTTCTTTTGTAAGGAGCATCCATGCGTCTTGTTTTAGCCATTTTCCTGCCATTTGTGGCGTTCTTCACCATCGGCCGCCCACTTGCCGGCATCATCTGCCTGATTCTGCAGATCACCCTGATTGGCTGGCTGCCGGCCGCCATCTGGGCGGTTTATGCATTGGGGCAATACAAGACGGACCAGAAAATCGAAAAAGCGCTGGACTCATCAAAATCCTGAAACCGCTTTCATGGATGCAGGAAATTCACGGTCTTTATCTTTGATCTCACAATAAGCATTCATGAAATATTTCCTGACCGCATTAACCATTCTGTTCAGCATGCAAGTACATGCTGCAGATTGGGAAGAAAGCCAAAAGATAGGGGCACTTTTCAAAGACGCCGGGGTAAACGGCACTTTTGTCCTTTATGACGTCAGCGCCGGAAATTACACCGGGCATAACCGGGCGCGAGCTGAAGAACGCTTTATTCCGGCGTCTACATTCAAGATCGCGAACGCCTTGATCGGTCTTTCCAGCAGAACGGTAAAAAGTGTTGATGAGGTGTTGCCCTACGGTGGAAAACCCCAGGCCTTCAAGTCCTGGGAAAAGGACATGGGCTTGCGCGAAGCCATTGCCATATCCAATGTTCCTATCTTTCAGGAACTGGCACGACGCATCGGCCTTGAACGCATGCGGGAGAGTATCGCCGCAATGGATTACGGCAATGAGCAAATCGGCACCAGCGTAGATCGCTTCTGGCTGTCAGGCCCGCTCAAGATCAGCGCGGTGGAGCAAACCCGGTTTCTTGCCCGATTAACCCAGGATGCATTGCCGCTTCCCCCAATTGTGCAGAAAAGCGTGCGCGAGATTGTGTTGATCGAACAAGCTGAAGACTGGAAGCTCTATGGCAAAACCGGCTGGCAAAATGCGC
The genomic region above belongs to Candidatus Anoxymicrobium japonicum and contains:
- a CDS encoding plasmid maintenance system killer — translated: MIQSFANTETEGFFVTGKSRRLPSEILKRAAMRLNQLHAATELNDLRMPPSNHLEALSGNRAGQWSIRINQQWRICFMFENGDAFNVEIVDYH
- the higA gene encoding addiction module antidote protein, HigA family — translated: MVYNGLTPIHPGEYLAEMLEELSISQASFARTIGVSPMRISHVVKGKRPVTAELALLFAKTFEQTPQYWLNLQASYDLKNAEKSIANRLFSIHSLAHA
- a CDS encoding transcriptional regulator; translation: MYIPKQFEEISVDLMHELIRAHPFATLVSHSASGLNANHIPLLLSASPSPYGTLQGHIARANPLFGEIADGIETLAIFHGPDAYISPSWYATKKETGKVVPTWNYAVVHAYGYLRVVDNASWLRAQLDALTDDNEAPLREPWAVSDAPPEYIEKMMAAIVGVEIVITKLLGKWKVSQNQPTQNHASLISALKANGLPESEAMAVLVEAGAKNNR
- a CDS encoding SRPBCC domain-containing protein, which produces MASIAHRVGIKAPVARVYAALSTIDGLRGWWTKSITGTSEPGKIIDFQFLQPDGEILGAMGMEVLNLEPDKRVHWRCISGPDDWIDTEIVFDLSVEDPYTIVLFRHDHWREQSESMAHCSMKWATFLLSLKNLVESGKGKPSPDDVKIDNWN
- a CDS encoding glyoxalase/bleomycin resistance/extradiol dioxygenase family protein gives rise to the protein MPSQLYVNLPIKELERSVAFFTQLGFRFNPQFTDENATCMIISDEINVMMLVEPFFQTFTPKPLCNAAKNTEVLLAISVDSRNEVDVMVAKAKAAGAATPMQPRDYGFMYQHGFEDLDGHLWEVFYMDLEHVHNT
- a CDS encoding polyketide cyclase — protein: MVSRTWTATSGRCSIWTWSTCTIRKPPHQPASKGGIVIQDNVIRSSRTFPVSRNALFQAFAEPNLLKLWWGPKGFTNTFEQFSFEPGGHWIFTMHSPEGKDFPNHSVFDEIIAPAKIRFRHICKPEFCMTMHFEGTEENSVLTWEMEFENAEIKNSLEKLVVPSNEQNFDRLEKVLGTA
- a CDS encoding polyketide cyclase, whose product is MSTNTVKLHRVLSAPPEKVYRAFLDADAMAKWLPPHGFTCKVHHLDAKVGGTYKMSFTNFSTGHSHSFGGEYLELIPNERIRNTDKFDDPNLPGEMVTTVSLKQVSCGTELNIVQEGIPDAIPPEGCYIGWQESLTLLALLVEPDIPDGQ
- a CDS encoding YqaE/Pmp3 family membrane protein; translated protein: MRLVLAIFLPFVAFFTIGRPLAGIICLILQITLIGWLPAAIWAVYALGQYKTDQKIEKALDSSKS
- a CDS encoding class D beta-lactamase, which translates into the protein MKYFLTALTILFSMQVHAADWEESQKIGALFKDAGVNGTFVLYDVSAGNYTGHNRARAEERFIPASTFKIANALIGLSSRTVKSVDEVLPYGGKPQAFKSWEKDMGLREAIAISNVPIFQELARRIGLERMRESIAAMDYGNEQIGTSVDRFWLSGPLKISAVEQTRFLARLTQDALPLPPIVQKSVREIVLIEQAEDWKLYGKTGWQNAPDAGVGWWVGWVEKNGHIYAFALNMDIQQTSDANKRIELGKASLKALGLL